In a single window of the Pseudodesulfovibrio profundus genome:
- a CDS encoding lipoprotein-releasing ABC transporter permease subunit, with the protein MRFETFVALRYLFALRKQSFISIISLFAICGVAIGVGALIVVIGVMNGFSHDLREKILGVNSHILVTSIRGGINDYREMAGAASSVKGVTGVTPFIYSEVMLSTRNGVKGVVLRGIDPGTSDSVLSLSKDMISGDVANLEVNGDVPGIIVGAELARRLGLSQGSEVNLLSPSGRSGSAGFTPKIRRFVVAGVFRTGMFEYDSTLGYVTIPAARKLLGFKGDIVSGLEISVDDVYNVSAISEAIKQKVGSFTVYVRHWQEMNANLFAALELEKTAMFIILAMIVLVGSFSIVTTLVMLVIQKTKDIAVLMSVGADTASIRRIFMLQGTFIGATGTAIGFLIGVPLSLLLKKYQFIKLPSNVYPVDYLPVRLEFMDMAAIGVAAFMLCFLATIYPARRAAALSPSDALRYE; encoded by the coding sequence ATGCGATTCGAGACTTTTGTAGCATTAAGGTATTTGTTCGCACTGCGAAAGCAGTCGTTCATCTCTATCATTTCCTTATTCGCAATTTGCGGCGTTGCAATTGGAGTCGGAGCACTCATTGTCGTCATTGGCGTAATGAATGGTTTTTCCCATGATCTTCGAGAAAAGATTCTTGGTGTGAACTCCCATATACTTGTGACCTCCATTCGTGGTGGAATCAACGATTACAGAGAAATGGCTGGCGCTGCCAGTAGTGTGAAAGGAGTAACTGGTGTTACTCCCTTCATTTATTCCGAGGTCATGCTTTCCACTCGAAATGGGGTGAAAGGCGTTGTTCTGAGAGGGATCGACCCTGGAACATCTGATTCCGTTTTAAGTCTTTCGAAAGACATGATCAGCGGGGATGTCGCGAATCTTGAGGTTAATGGCGATGTGCCGGGTATTATTGTTGGAGCTGAGCTCGCACGACGGCTTGGTCTCTCGCAAGGATCAGAGGTAAATCTGCTTTCACCTTCAGGGCGATCCGGTTCTGCGGGATTTACTCCTAAAATTCGTCGCTTCGTTGTGGCAGGCGTATTCCGAACAGGTATGTTCGAGTATGACTCGACGTTAGGATACGTGACCATACCCGCTGCAAGGAAGTTGTTGGGATTCAAGGGCGACATTGTTTCCGGGTTGGAAATAAGTGTTGATGATGTCTACAATGTTAGCGCTATTTCTGAGGCGATAAAGCAAAAGGTCGGTTCTTTTACTGTCTATGTTCGCCATTGGCAGGAAATGAATGCGAATCTTTTCGCTGCATTGGAGCTGGAAAAAACAGCCATGTTTATCATCCTGGCGATGATAGTCCTTGTTGGTTCCTTTTCCATCGTGACGACCCTGGTGATGCTGGTGATTCAGAAGACGAAAGATATCGCTGTGCTGATGTCGGTTGGAGCAGATACTGCCAGTATTCGCAGAATATTCATGCTCCAGGGAACCTTTATTGGTGCGACGGGTACAGCCATCGGATTCCTCATAGGGGTTCCTTTGAGTCTGCTTTTGAAGAAGTATCAGTTTATAAAATTACCAAGCAACGTGTACCCAGTTGACTACCTGCCGGTCAGGCTTGAATTCATGGATATGGCTGCTATTGGTGTTGCAGCGTTCATGTTGTGTTTTTTGGCAACCATATATCCGGCTCGACGTGCTGCCGCACTAAGTCCGAGCGATGCCTTGCGTTATGAGTAG
- the lysS gene encoding lysine--tRNA ligase — protein sequence MLEALQSRDELNPVIKTRVEKACGLLDENVHLYPNDFKRDTEIQEIWDQYIEVEGEELEAVDREFAIAGRVVSYRSFGKVTFFHVQDRSSKIQVYAARDELGADPYKLFKKTDVGDIVGVVGGLFRTKTGELTLKTKSFQLVSKSMRPLPEKYHGLKDVETRYRQRYVDLIVTPRTKEIFEMRTAIVRELRDFLDEKGFMEVETPMMQAIPGGATAKPFETHHNALDMKLYMRIAPELYLKRLLVGGFERVYEINRNFRNEGISTQHNPEFTMLEFYWAYANFEDLMDLTEEMFSRIAKKVTGSSVVPYQGVDVDLSVGAWTRMAFHESLEKIGGVPPEIYADYDKCRDFVKEKGEKVIEGEKLGKLQAKLFDVLVEPKLVQPHFIYHYPTDISPLSRRNEDNPDITDRFELFMTGREMANAFSELNDPVDQRGRFEDQVAEKEAGDEEAHFMDDDYVRALEYGMPPAAGQGVGIDRLVMLLTDSASIREVILFPLLRPEVG from the coding sequence ATGCTCGAAGCCCTGCAGTCCAGGGACGAGCTCAATCCTGTTATCAAGACCCGTGTCGAGAAGGCATGTGGCCTGTTGGATGAAAATGTTCATCTTTATCCTAATGACTTCAAGCGTGATACTGAGATTCAGGAAATCTGGGATCAGTATATTGAAGTTGAAGGAGAGGAGTTGGAAGCCGTCGACCGTGAATTCGCTATCGCGGGTCGCGTCGTTTCCTATCGTTCCTTTGGTAAGGTGACATTCTTTCATGTGCAGGACCGCAGCTCGAAGATTCAGGTTTATGCTGCCCGTGATGAACTCGGCGCCGATCCGTACAAGCTCTTCAAGAAGACAGATGTCGGAGATATAGTAGGCGTCGTCGGTGGGTTGTTCCGCACTAAAACTGGTGAACTCACCCTCAAAACCAAATCGTTCCAGCTTGTCAGCAAGTCCATGCGTCCGTTACCGGAGAAATACCATGGGCTTAAAGATGTTGAGACACGGTATCGTCAACGATATGTCGATCTTATCGTTACTCCTCGGACCAAGGAAATCTTTGAAATGCGAACTGCAATTGTTCGTGAATTGCGTGATTTTCTTGACGAGAAAGGGTTCATGGAAGTTGAAACCCCTATGATGCAGGCCATTCCAGGTGGAGCTACTGCCAAGCCTTTTGAAACGCATCATAACGCTCTCGACATGAAGTTGTACATGCGTATTGCTCCCGAGCTTTACCTCAAGCGTCTGCTGGTTGGTGGCTTTGAGCGAGTATACGAAATCAACCGAAATTTCCGAAACGAAGGTATTTCAACACAGCACAATCCAGAGTTCACCATGCTGGAGTTCTACTGGGCGTATGCAAACTTCGAAGATCTCATGGATCTTACTGAAGAGATGTTTTCTCGTATCGCCAAAAAGGTCACCGGCTCTTCCGTAGTCCCTTATCAGGGCGTGGATGTCGATCTTTCCGTCGGTGCCTGGACTCGCATGGCATTCCATGAGTCTCTGGAAAAGATCGGTGGTGTGCCTCCCGAAATTTATGCTGATTATGATAAGTGTAGAGACTTCGTTAAGGAGAAGGGCGAAAAGGTTATCGAGGGAGAAAAACTCGGTAAGCTTCAGGCCAAGCTGTTTGACGTTCTCGTAGAGCCTAAGTTGGTTCAGCCGCACTTCATCTATCATTACCCGACAGATATCTCTCCGCTTTCTCGTCGCAATGAGGATAATCCTGATATCACTGACCGCTTTGAGCTGTTCATGACGGGGCGCGAGATGGCAAATGCCTTTTCCGAGTTGAACGATCCAGTGGATCAGCGTGGTCGATTTGAAGATCAGGTTGCGGAAAAGGAAGCTGGCGACGAAGAAGCCCACTTCATGGATGATGACTATGTACGTGCCCTGGAATACGGAATGCCACCGGCTGCAGGGCAGGGTGTCGGAATTGATCGCCTGGTTATGCTGTTAACAGATAGTGCTTCCATCAGGGAAGTCATTCTGTTTCCGCTGCTCAGGCCGGAGGTTGGGTAA
- a CDS encoding ABC transporter ATP-binding protein, whose amino-acid sequence MSRELLYRLVAVEKEFEGPSETLRILRKIDLDIPQGESLAVVGASGSGKTTLLHLLGTLDTASSGQVFLDGVDLTTLDNRQKARLRNRDIGFVFQFHHLLPEFSTLENVAMPAFIGKMGRSEGIRLAKEALEMVGLGHRLDHKVTTLSGGERQRAAIARAILLKPKVLLADEPTGNLDEENGAMIGNLLVSLNKELGMTFVVVTHNPELAGMMHRRVELRLGELYAL is encoded by the coding sequence ATGAGTAGAGAACTATTATATCGCTTGGTTGCCGTCGAAAAGGAATTTGAAGGGCCTTCTGAAACCCTTCGAATTTTGCGCAAAATCGATTTGGATATACCGCAAGGAGAGTCCTTGGCGGTTGTTGGTGCTTCCGGCTCAGGTAAGACAACCCTATTGCACTTGCTTGGCACATTGGATACAGCCTCAAGTGGGCAGGTTTTTTTGGATGGGGTTGATTTAACCACGTTGGACAATAGGCAAAAGGCTCGGTTACGAAACCGAGATATTGGTTTTGTATTTCAATTTCACCACCTTTTGCCTGAATTCTCCACGCTGGAGAATGTTGCCATGCCTGCTTTCATTGGAAAGATGGGGCGCTCTGAAGGGATTCGTTTAGCCAAAGAAGCCCTGGAAATGGTCGGGCTAGGACACAGGCTGGACCATAAAGTCACCACGTTGTCCGGTGGTGAGCGACAAAGAGCAGCTATTGCCAGGGCGATATTGTTGAAGCCAAAAGTGCTTCTCGCTGATGAGCCGACAGGAAACCTTGATGAGGAAAACGGTGCTATGATTGGTAATCTTTTGGTTTCCTTGAATAAAGAATTGGGAATGACATTTGTCGTTGTTACGCATAATCCTGAACTCGCGGGTATGATGCACCGTCGGGTTGAATTGCGTTTAGGAGAACTCTATGCGCTTTAG